A single window of Ananas comosus cultivar F153 linkage group 17, ASM154086v1, whole genome shotgun sequence DNA harbors:
- the LOC109722851 gene encoding probable glutathione peroxidase 2 — protein MSPPKSWSFGILFLGFSLLFFYRNPSPSPEEMAEEVPSSIYDITVKDIRGNDVSLSTYRGKVLLIVNVASKCGFTNSNYKEMNILYEKYKDKGFEILAFPCNQFGGQEPGSNEEIQETVCTRFKAEFLIFDKIEVNGREASPLFKYLKSQKGGFLGDRIKWNFTKFLVDKDGKVVERYAPTTSPLKIENDIQKLLEAS, from the exons ATGTCTCCTCCCAAAAGCTGGTCCTTTGGGATTCTATTTTTGGggttctctctcctcttcttctatAGAAACCCTTCTCCATCTCCTGAGGAAATGGCGGAGGAGGTGCCCAGTTCCATCTACGACATCACTGTTAAG GATATAAGAGGCAATGATGTGAGTCTGAGCACATACAGGGGAAAGGTTCTTCTCATTGTAAATGTTGCTTCAAAATG CGGATTTACTAATTCCAACTACAAGGAGATGAATATACTGTATGAGAAGTACAAAGACAAAG GATTTGAGATACTGGCATTTCCTTGCAACCAATTCGGCGGTCAAGAACCCGGGAGCAACGAGGAAATTCAGGAGACAGTTTGCACGAGGTTTAAGGCCGAGTTTCTGATATTTGATAAG atTGAAGTGAATGGGAGGGAGGCATCACCACTCTTCAAGTACTTGAAATCACAGAAGGGTGGATTTCTTGGTGATCGTATCAAGTGGAACTTCACTAAGTTTCTAGTTGACAAAGATGGCAAGGTTGTGGAGAGATATGCGCCAACGACATCTCCTTTAAAAATTGAG AACGATATCCAGAAACTCTTAGAAGCTTCCTAA
- the LOC109722850 gene encoding uncharacterized protein LOC109722850, translated as MDDIQQLELPYQYEDEDDDVLRYLEFSDPDYTQPLLLQPPTPDDEPATDPSSTMLDSSFVLVDEGDGDLCFLDSNAAEVAASSLDCSGCHVLREVVHTNGLKSMKLSIHGGSGVFYHATFDVYYNTDGFPPAMEQSYIDLSTQDYEWVRQFLTDYGLLRVRDNYVLIQDSLSDFYDVLCTRMSFEEEAKTDTTVAEPGLCKSRHVDAGRSPQIKTGRNGIAAQRERTGKLRLSDLVGYFHLPIAVAAKELDICSTALKKICRKHGMARWPHRKIKSLDKRISSLHRELRSGIGEGAIHIQAEIERLNIKKARICAGLPP; from the exons atggACGATATCCAACAACTCGAACTCCCCTACCAatacgaagacgaagacgacgatGTCCTCCGGTATCTCGAGTTCTCCGATCCGGACTATACCCAACCACTCCTGCTCCAGCCGCCGACGCCCGACGATGAACCCGCCACGGACCCCTCGAGCACGATGCTGGACTCCTCATTTGTGCTCGTCGACGAGGGGGACGGCGATCTCTGCTTCTTGGACTCGAACGCCGCGGAGGTCGCGGCGAGCAGTTTGGATTGTAGCGGGTGTCATGTGTTGAGAGAAGTGGTTCATACCAATG gGTTGAAAAGTATGAAACTTTCGATCCACGGAGGGTCCGGTGTCTTCTATCACGCGACATTCGATGTGTACTACAACACCGACGGCTTCCCGCCGGCCATGGAACAATCCTACATTGA CCTGAGCACGCAAGACTATGAGTGGGTGAGACAGTTTCTCACGGACTACGGCCTGCTACGAGTTCGCGATAATTACGTCCTCATCCAAGATTCGCTCTCCGACTTCTATGATGTTCTCTGTACGAGAATGAGCTTCGAAGAAGAGGCGAAAACGGATACGACAGTCGCAGAACCAG GGTTATGTAAATCCAGGCATGTAGACGCAGGCCGAAGCCCCCAAATTAAAACTGGTAGAAATGGAATTGCTGCACAG AGGGAAAGGACTGGAAAGTTGCGTCTGAGCGACCTCGTGGGCTACTTTCATCTTCCGATCGCAGTAGCTGCGAAGGAGCTCGACATTTGCTCTACAGCCCTAAAGAAGATCTGTCGAAAGCACGGAATGGCTCGATGGCCCCATCGAAAG ATCAAAAGCCTGGATAAGAGGATATCGAGCTTACACCGAGAGTTGCGGTCGGGGATCGGTGAGGGAGCTATTCATATTCAAGCAGAGATAGAGAGGCTTAACATCAAGAAGGCCAGGATTTGCGCGGGCCTTCCGCCGTAG
- the LOC109723345 gene encoding uncharacterized protein LOC109723345: MGFKPSKKEPLNPPPLESSPSANPSLGAVAGPVEESSAAAMEIDEEEEDKALAGAAALARAEVLRRRSRRRKQLIARYRRQYWAMVEEVRVKHRTYYWVYGKGPVDAGRGGGGGGEEERGRGEGERKRCAFAGVQAMAMPLTRFCHAHILRDPNRRSTALQFHHQEYRFLTYPLYGNFSKGISSNARTGQIICGKPILVAAAPSLCHVHLQRVQKSIAQGLKKTGLNMSSSSKTISKFTVLIADCVRQIQSKRRKSLNASVDKIASKDEKLS; the protein is encoded by the exons atggggttCAAACCTAGTAAGAAGGAACCTCTCAACCCACCTCCGCTCGAGTCGAGCCCTAGCGCGAACCCTTCCCTCGGCGCCGTCGCCGGCCCCGTCGAGGAGtcatcggcggcggcgatggagatcgatgaggaggaggaggacaagGCGCTCGCCGGGGCGGCGGCGCTGGCTCGCGCGGAGGTGCTGCGCCGCCGCTCGCGGCGGCGGAAGCAGTTGATTGCGCGGTACAGGCGCCAGTACTGGGCGATGGTGGAGGAGGTGAGGGTGAAGCACCGGACCTACTATTGGGTCTACGGGAAGGGCCCCGTCGAcgcggggagaggaggaggaggaggaggcgaggaggagaggggaAGGGGAG AAGGGGAGAGGAAGCGGTGCGCGTTCGCGGGCGTGCAAGCGATGGCCATGCCGTTGACGAGGTTTTGCCACGCCCACATACTCCGCGATCCAAACAGACGCTCTACAGCCTTGCAATTTCATCATCAAGAGTATCGATTTCTAACTTATCCTCTGTATGGGAATTTCTCAAAGGGGATC TCCAGTAATGCACGGACAGGGCAAATTATTTGTGGGAAACCTATCCTAGTAGCTGCAGCACCCTCACTGTGCCATGTGCACCTTCAGAGGGTTCAAAAGAGCATAGCGCAAGGTTTAAAAAAGACAGGCCTTAACATGTCCTCTTCAAGtaaaaccatttcaaaatttacgGTCTTGATCGCTGATTGTGTACGTCAAATTcaaagcaaaagaagaaaatccTTGAATGCTTCAGTTGACAAAATTGCCTCTAAAGATGAAAAACTCAGTTGA
- the LOC109723272 gene encoding CMP-sialic acid transporter 5, whose amino-acid sequence MQRNGMMECSVCHSKLLVPSPRTVSRAYDRHRSKISSKYRALNFLLVVGDCILVGLQPILVYMSKVDGKFQFSPIGVNFLTELTKVLFAVIMLIFQARRQKVGEKPLLSVSTFVQAARNNALLAVPALLYAINNYLKFIMQLYFNPATVKMLSNLKVLVIAVLLKVVMRRRFSVIQWEALALLLIGISVNQLRSLPEGSTALGLPVTTIAYIYTLVFVTVPSLASVYNEYALKSQFDTSIYLQNLFLYGYGALFNFLGIVGTAIFKGPDSFDILQGHSRATLFLICNNAAQGILSSFFFKYADTILKKYSSTVATIFTGIASAALFGHTLTMNFILGISIVFISMHQFFSPLAKVKDDKPLGTLEMLDAQNHRSKESSFINMTAGAAEDASHRVGSDERQPLLPT is encoded by the exons ATGCAAAGAAACGGTATGATGGAATGCAGTGTCTGCCATTCCAAATTACTGGTCCCAAGCCCTAGAACTGTGTCGAGGGCGTATGATAGGCATAGGAGTAAGATATCATCAAAGTATCGGGCTCTCAATTTCCTCTTGGTTGTAGGAGATTGCATCTTGGTCGGCCTTCAG CCAATTTTGGTATACATGTCTAAAGTGGATGGGAAGTTTCAATTTAGTCCTATTGGTGTGAACTTTCTGACGGAGCTTACAAAAGTTCTTTTTGCCGTTATCATGCTAATATTCCAG GCTAGACGTCAGAAGGTTGGAGAGAAACCTCTTCTTTCAGTTTCTACATTTGTCCAG GCAGCTCGTAATAATGCCCTTCTCGCTGTTCCTGCTCTTCTATATGCCATCAACAACTACCTAAAGTTTATTATGCAG TTATACTTCAATCCGGCAACTGTAAAAATGTTGAGCAACCTGAAG GTTTTGGTAATAGCGGTCCTCTTGAAGGTTGTAATGAGAAGGCGGTTTTCTGTAATTCAG TGGGAGGCTCTTGCTCTCTTGCTTATCGGTATTAGCGTCAATCAGCTCCGCTCCCTACCTGAGGGTTCTACAGCACTTGGTCTTCCAGTAACAACAattgcatacatatatacattagTTTTT GTAACAGTGCCATCACTAGCCTCTGTTTACAATGAGTATGCTTTAAAAAGCCAGTTCGATACGAGCATCTATCTTCAG aatttatttctatatgGTTATGGTGCCTTGTTCAACTTCCTTGGCATCGTAGGTACTGCTATCTTCAAAG GACCCGATAGCTTTGACATTCTTCAGGGGCATTCTAGGGCTACACTGTTTCTCATATGTAATAATGCAGCACAGGGCATtctttcttcattctttttcaAATATGCAG ATACAATTTTAAAGAAATACTCGTCAACTGTTGCCACGATTTTTACTGGCATAGCATCGGCAGCGTTGTTTGGGCATACTTTGACCATGAATTTTATCCTGGGAATCTCGATAGTGTTTATATCGATGCACCAG TTCTTTTCTCCACTTGCCAAAGTAAAAGATGACAAACCACTTGGAACTCTAGAAATGCTTGATGCTCAAAATCATCG GTCAAAGGAATCATCTTTTATAAATATGACTGCTGGCGCAGCTGAGGAT GCTAGCCACCGAGTTGGAAGTGATGAGAGACAACCTCTTTTGCCTACATga